One Rosa chinensis cultivar Old Blush chromosome 5, RchiOBHm-V2, whole genome shotgun sequence genomic region harbors:
- the LOC112165159 gene encoding OVARIAN TUMOR DOMAIN-containing deubiquitinating enzyme 12-like has product MNGSYSNANVSSSSSLNSSSHDTEDDLTIATVLAEEEKQKNDGKLGKRLSHLDLIPHTLRVNGEIPDVNDATQDHKRLSESVKVGAAQVKYAQRDHSEKEVKTGGQAAGCSTRHIRCCCLGTTLCKYERTLVAKFLSITFDCINFCYLSM; this is encoded by the exons ATGAATGGAAGCTATAGCAATGCAAATGTGAGCTCAAGCTCGAGTTTGAATAGCAGCTCTCATGATACCGAGGATGACCTGACCATTGCAACTGTTTTGGCAGAAGAggaaaagcagaaaaatgatggCAAGCTGGGGAAAAGACTCTCCCACTTAGATTTGATTCCG CACACTCTCAGGGTGAATGGGGAGATACCTGACGTGAATGATGCTACTCAAGACCATAAGAGGCTTTCAGAAAG TGTAAAAGTTGGAGCAGCTCAAGTCAAGTACGCTCAAAGAGATCATTCTGAAAAAGAAGTTAAAACTGGAGGACAAGCTGCTGGATGCTCCACCCGACACATTAGGTGCTGCTGTCTTGGCACTACACTATGCAAGTATGAGAGAACTTTAGTGGCAAAATTTCTCTCAATCACATTTGATTGTATCAACTTTTGCTATCTTTCAATGTAA